In Streptomyces sp. NBC_00483, a single window of DNA contains:
- a CDS encoding RidA family protein → MSGQVEARLTELGLTLPPVVPPVAAYQPAVQSGVYVYTAGQLPMVDGKLPLTGKVGDEVTDEQAKDLARTCALNALAAVKSVAGDLDRIARVVKVVGFVASATDFTGQPGVINGASELLGEVLGDKGVHARSAVGVAVLPLDAPVEVEIQVELTSEA, encoded by the coding sequence ATGAGCGGGCAGGTGGAGGCGCGGCTCACCGAGCTGGGCCTGACCCTGCCGCCCGTCGTCCCCCCGGTCGCCGCGTACCAGCCGGCCGTGCAGTCCGGCGTGTACGTGTACACGGCGGGGCAGCTGCCCATGGTCGACGGCAAGCTGCCGCTGACCGGCAAGGTCGGCGACGAGGTCACCGACGAGCAGGCCAAGGACCTGGCCCGCACCTGCGCGCTGAACGCGCTCGCGGCGGTCAAATCCGTCGCCGGTGACCTGGACCGCATCGCGCGTGTCGTGAAGGTCGTCGGCTTCGTGGCCTCCGCCACCGACTTCACCGGCCAGCCCGGCGTCATCAACGGCGCGAGCGAGCTGCTCGGCGAGGTCCTCGGCGACAAGGGCGTGCACGCGCGCAGCGCCGTCGGCGTGGCCGTGCTGCCGCTGGACGCGCCGGTCGAGGTCGAGATCCAGGTGGAGCTCACCTCCGAGGCCTGA
- a CDS encoding DUF4177 domain-containing protein: MAKKWEYATVPLLVHATKQILDTWGEDGWELVQVVPGPNNPEQLVAYLKREKAA; this comes from the coding sequence ATGGCAAAGAAGTGGGAATACGCGACCGTGCCGCTCCTCGTGCACGCGACGAAGCAGATCCTGGACACCTGGGGCGAGGACGGCTGGGAGCTGGTCCAGGTCGTGCCGGGGCCGAACAACCCCGAGCAGCTGGTGGCGTACCTGAAGCGGGAGAAGGCCGCATGA